A single window of bacterium DNA harbors:
- a CDS encoding chemotaxis protein CheX, giving the protein MIESLARDVSQELPADGLTHATEAVIETCDVQLGWSFAPADGPAAGPATSPCCGSAIALTSDDGTWLLIALCDLDSARRLTRALFAMDDYDDVMIEDTADALNEIMNVSAGVFKSHRDRRGEKLSIGLPTYLDGDETACRPSDRVARSSRLLCTDDDACIRVIAFWREGSDSGRLHA; this is encoded by the coding sequence ATGATCGAAAGCCTCGCGAGGGACGTCTCGCAGGAGCTGCCTGCGGACGGACTGACGCACGCGACGGAAGCCGTGATCGAGACCTGCGACGTGCAGCTCGGCTGGTCGTTCGCCCCTGCCGACGGCCCGGCTGCGGGGCCCGCGACGTCTCCGTGCTGCGGCAGCGCCATCGCGCTGACCTCCGACGACGGCACCTGGCTCCTGATCGCCCTCTGCGACCTCGACTCCGCCCGGCGCCTGACGCGCGCCCTCTTCGCCATGGACGACTACGACGACGTGATGATCGAGGACACGGCCGACGCCCTGAACGAGATCATGAACGTGTCGGCCGGCGTCTTCAAGTCGCACCGTGACAGGCGCGGCGAGAAGCTCAGCATCGGCCTGCCGACCTATCTCGACGGCGACGAGACGGCCTGCCGCCCGAGCGATCGCGTCGCGCGCAGTTCCCGGTTGCTCTGCACCGACGACGACGCCTGCATCCGCGTCATCGCCTTCTGGCGGGAAGGATCCGACAGTGGCCGTCTGCATGCCTGA